A stretch of the Acidobacteriota bacterium genome encodes the following:
- a CDS encoding Spy/CpxP family protein refolding chaperone, whose product MRRIFIKTYIFALIISAFLSQVSAFGQANNRRILKQEQRQQKIQQRMEGQQRNVPPRFGRPGAKNIPGIKPDVMNPNRPPNLIQRQIKAQLMEALALTPQQRMRIGEINRFHEDEAIAVGRRLRQSRQALDRALMNENFDEGLIKQLTDEVVAAQTAQIRLQSRRGAEIRSVITPEQVRRFRQKEREIRQRIKEQQLLNEQQDAPPVNQPKKPDGSEDLLNNIFLFADGQWDDEFLLEVILK is encoded by the coding sequence ATGAGAAGAATTTTCATAAAAACCTATATTTTTGCCCTAATCATATCGGCATTTCTAAGTCAGGTTAGTGCCTTCGGGCAGGCGAATAACCGTAGAATCCTCAAACAAGAGCAACGGCAACAAAAAATTCAACAGCGAATGGAAGGGCAACAACGCAATGTTCCGCCGCGATTCGGACGACCGGGAGCGAAAAATATTCCAGGCATCAAACCGGATGTAATGAATCCCAATCGTCCGCCCAACCTCATTCAAAGGCAAATCAAAGCCCAGTTGATGGAAGCCCTGGCGCTCACGCCGCAACAGCGAATGCGTATCGGTGAAATCAACCGTTTTCACGAAGACGAAGCGATTGCTGTCGGGCGTCGTTTGCGACAATCGCGGCAGGCGCTTGACCGGGCGTTGATGAATGAAAATTTCGATGAAGGGTTGATCAAACAACTCACCGATGAGGTCGTCGCCGCCCAAACTGCACAAATCCGCTTGCAATCGCGACGCGGCGCAGAAATCCGCAGCGTCATCACTCCCGAACAGGTCAGACGATTCCGCCAGAAAGAACGCGAAATTCGTCAACGGATAAAAGAGCAGCAACTCCTCAATGAGCAACAGGACGCCCCACCGGTTAATCAACCGAAAAAACCGGATGGCAGTGAGGATTTGTTAAATAACATTTTTTTATTTGCAGACGGGCAATGGGATGACGAGTTTTTGCTCGAGGTGATTTTGAAATAA
- a CDS encoding menaquinone biosynthesis protein, whose translation MTKPYVAASSYLNTAPLCYSFIYGSQQDRCEFLSDAAPAVCSDMLKSKRADAAMIPAIEYQRIPDLLAVREVCVASKNKVRSVVLASRVPIEAVRSVALDTSSRTSATLIQIILKRFYGLQPAYRTAPPRIAEMLETDDAALIIGDPAMLIDRAQLNVYDLAAEWRKHTGLPFVFAFWALRKDSEVGLGDVDFVAAKREGLANKEKLAAMYCESLGLPHDELVAYMTENICYDLDEESLQGLNLYYRLAAEQGLIDEARKVEFL comes from the coding sequence ATGACCAAGCCTTACGTTGCTGCATCGAGTTATCTGAACACCGCCCCGCTTTGTTATTCATTTATCTATGGCTCACAACAAGACCGCTGCGAATTTCTTTCGGACGCGGCGCCCGCCGTCTGTTCCGATATGCTGAAAAGCAAACGCGCTGACGCGGCGATGATTCCCGCGATTGAATATCAACGCATCCCCGATTTGCTGGCGGTGCGTGAGGTCTGCGTCGCTTCAAAAAATAAGGTGCGAAGCGTGGTGCTGGCTTCACGTGTACCGATTGAAGCGGTGCGCTCAGTTGCGCTTGATACCTCTTCGCGAACCTCTGCGACGTTGATTCAAATCATCCTGAAGCGGTTTTACGGACTCCAGCCCGCCTATCGCACCGCGCCGCCGCGCATTGCCGAGATGCTTGAAACCGATGATGCGGCGTTGATTATTGGTGACCCGGCAATGCTCATTGACCGCGCGCAATTGAACGTCTATGACCTCGCCGCTGAATGGCGCAAACACACAGGCTTGCCGTTTGTCTTTGCCTTTTGGGCACTGCGCAAAGATTCTGAAGTCGGACTTGGCGACGTAGATTTTGTTGCCGCAAAACGCGAAGGCTTAGCGAATAAAGAAAAACTTGCGGCGATGTACTGCGAAAGTCTCGGCTTGCCGCATGATGAACTCGTCGCTTATATGACAGAAAATATCTGTTACGACCTTGATGAAGAGAGTTTGCAGGGCTTGAATCTTTATTACCGGTTGGCAGCAGAACAGGGATTGATTGATGAAGCGCGAAAGGTAGAGTTTTTGTAG